The genomic segment GCAGCGTCTGCTGGCGCTGCGCCGGGCTGGGTACCGGCAGCGACAGCGCCGCTCGCACCTCGGCGAGCAGAACGCGGTACGGGAGCTGCGCGTTGACCGCCCGGGCACCAGCGGCGACCGCAGCCCGGAGCGCGTCGACGGCGCCGACACCGGCAACCGCGACGACCCTGCCGGCGGCCACGACGGACGGCAGTTCCCCGCTCTCGTCCTCGACGAGAACCAGCGGGTGAGTATCCCGAGCGGCCAGCTCGGTGGGGTGTCCGAGCACGGAGGTTCGCCAGCCGCACAGCCGGAGTCCGGCCGCCAGCGCTTCGGTCAGCGGGCACCCTCGGCAGAGCAGGACCACCCGCTCGTGCCGGCCGGCGAACTCACCATCCGCGGACTGCCCGGGGCTCGCGCGCATGGCCCCGACCCGGACAGTGGGGTACCGGCGCGTTCGGTGGGCGGCCGACGATGCCCGACGCAATACAACTGAGGGGAGTCATATCGTCACGTTAAGTACATACATTCGGCCGGACCGGGCATGCGATCGACAAGTGTCGATCGTCGCTTCTTCTTGACATTTCCGGTACGAGGAGTCTCGGCCCCCGAGAGACCGAGACAGCACGAAGCCGCCCGGCCCTGCCGACACGGTGCGGCAGGGGGATTCGATCGCGCGCCCGCCCGGGCGAGGCCGACGTCAGTGCCGGGCGAGGACCTGGCGGGCCATCACGACGCGCTGCACCTGGTTGGTTCCCTCGTAGATCTGGGTGATCTTGGCGTCGCGCATCATCCGCTCCAGCGGGTAGTCCTTGGTGTAGCCGTACCCGCCGAGCAGCTGCACCGCGTCGGTGGTGATCTCCATCGCGGCGTCCGAGGCGTAGCACTTGGCGGCGGCGCCGAAGAAGGTCAGATCGTCGTCGCCGCGCTCGGACTTGCCGGCCGCGGCATAGGTGATCTGCCGGGCCGCCTCCAGCTTCATCGCCATGTCGGCGAGCATGAACTGGATGCCCTGGAAGTCGGCGATCGGCTTGCCGAACTGCTTGCGCTCCTTGACGTAGCCGGCGGCGTAGTCCAGCGCGCCCTGCGCGATGCCGAGCGCCTGCGCGGCGATCGTGACCCGGGTGTGGTCGAGGGTGCGCATCGCGGTCTTGAACCCCTCGCCCTCGGCGCCGATGATCCGGTCGGCCGGGATCCGGACGTTGTCGAAGTAGACCTCGCGGGTCGGCGAACCCTTGATGCCCAGTTTGTGCTCCGGTGCGCCGAAGCTGACGCCCTCGTCGCCCTTCTCCACCACGAACGCGGAGATGCCCTTCGACCGCTTCTCCGGGTCGGTCACCGCGAAGACCGTGTAGTACTCGGAGACGCCGGCGTTGGTGATCCACCGCTTGGCGCCGTCGAGCACCCAGAAGTCACCGTCGCGCACCGCGCGGGTCTTCATCGACGCCGCGTCGGAGCCCGCCTCCGGCTCGGACAGGCAGTAGGAGAACATCGCGTCGCCGCGCGCCACCGGCGGCAGGTACGCCTGCTTCAGCTCGTCGCTGCCGGCCAGCAGCAGTGGCATGGTGCCGAGCTTGTTGACCGCCGGGATCAGCGAGGAGGACGCGCAGGCGCGCGCCACCTCCTCGATCACGATCGCGGTGGCGAGCGCGTCGGCGCCGGCCCCGCCGTACTCGGTGGGAATGTGCGGCGCATGGAAGTCGCTGGCTCGCAGCGCGTCGTACGCTTCTTGCGGAAAGACGGACTTCTCGTCGACCTCGGCGGCGTGTGGGGCGACCTTGCCGTCACAGACGGCACGCACCGCCTCACGGATCGTCTGGTGCTCCTCGGGCAGCTCGTACACCGCGAAATCCGGATTGTTCAGGCTCATGACTCGCTCCCGACTGGCCCAAGGCGATCGCAGGCCACCGCATCCACATTGACCCCTGTGAGGATACCGACGAGTAGCATCCGCCGTCGGTCAGCTCCGAGCTCGGAGCGCTATCCTCGCCGGGGCAGCGTCAAGCGGGCCGAAACGGCCAGGATATATCCGAAAAACAGCAACGATCTGCCACGATGACCCGGCGTCGGAGCGCCCTCGCGGAGCGGAGACAACGTGACCGTCCAGTACCCCAGCACGTCACCGGTGCAGCCGCAAGCGACGAGCACCCCGCCGTCCGGCGCGCCGAAGCCGCGGCTGACCTTCCTCGGCTGCGGCTACCTCGGCTCGACCTACGCGGCGTGCTTCGCCGAGCTGGGCTACGAGGTGCTCGGCGTGGACATCGACGAGGCGAAGATCGCCAAGCTGTCCGCCGGGGAGAACCCGATCCACGAGCCGGGCCTCGACGAGCTGCTCAAACACAACCTGGAGAGCGGCCGGCTCAAGTTCACCACCTCGTACGCGGAGGCGGCCGAGTTCGGCGACGTGCACTTCATCTGCGTCGACACGCCGCAGCGCGCCGACGGTGAGGCCGCCGACCTGTCGTACGTGGAGTCGGTCGTCACCACCCTGGCGCCGCACCTGACCCGCCGCACCCTGATCGTCGGCAAGTCCACCGTCCCGGTCGGTACCGCGAACTGGGTCGAGGAGCTGGCCTGCAAGCACGCGCCGGACGGGGTGGACGTGCAGATCGCCTGGAGCCCCGAGTTCCTGCGCGAGGGGTTCGCCTGCGAGGACGTGCTGCGCCCCAACCGGGTCGTGTTCGGGGTGAAGTCCGACTGGGCCCGCCAGATGCTGTACGCGTCGCACAAGGCGCTGTTCGAGCTGGCCGCCACCGAGGACCGCGAGGTGCCGGTCGTGGTCACCGACTACGCCACCGCCGAGCTGGTCAAGGTCGCCGCGAACGCGTTCCTCGCCACCAAGATCTCGTTCATCAACGCGATGGCCGAGGTGTGCGAGGCGGCCGGTGCCGACGTGACCCTGCTGGCCAAGTCGATCGGGTACGACTCCCGGATCGGCAACAAGTTCCTCCGCGCCGGGATCGGTTTCGGCGGCGGCTGCCTGCCCAAGGACATCCGCGCGTTCCAGGCCCGCGCCCAGGAGATCGGTGCCGGCGAGGCGCTGCGGTTCCTGCACGAGGTCGACCTGGTCAACCAGCGGCGCCGCAACCGGGTGCTGGCGCTCGCCGCGGACCTGCTCGACCGGCCGCTCGGGCCGGCCGGCCCGGACCTCGCCGGCGCCAAGATCGCGGTGCTCGGCGCCGCGTTCAAGCCGAACACCGACGACGTGCGCAACTCGCCCGGGCTGGCCGTGGCCAAGGCGCTGGCCAAGGCCAACGCGGAGATCGTCATCTACGACCCGGAGGCGACGAAGAACGCGCACCGCGAGCTGCCCGACGTCGAGTACGTCACCTCGCTCACCGAGGCGGTCACCGGCGCCGACCTGACCTGCGTGGTCACCGCGTGGGACGAGTTCCGCCGGGCCGACCCGCACGCGATCGGCGAGCTGGCCAACGCGCGCCGGATCATCGACGGGATGAACTGTCTCGACCACGCCTCGTGGATCGCCGCTGGCTGGGACTACCGCGGCATGGGGCGGCCGATCCTGTGACCTCGCGGTACCAGGACCCCGCCACCATCGCCCGGGTGCTCGACCTGCGCACCTGGGCGGTGGTCGGGCTCACCGACAACCCGGCCCGCACCGCGTACCGGATCGCGCAGGTGCTGCTGGACCGCGGCAAGCACGTGATCGCCGTCAACCCGCGCGGCGAGCCGGTGCTCGGCTGCCCGGGCGTCCGGACGCTGGCCGAGATCGACGAGCAGATCGACGTGGTGGACGTCTTCCGCCGCTCCGAGCAGGCCGGCGCGCACGTCGACGAGGCGATCGCCGCCGGCGCCACGGCGGTCTGGCTGCAGTTGGGCGTCGTCGACGAGGCGGCGGCCGACCGGGCCGCCGCAGCCGGCCTCGCCGTCGTGATGGACACCTGCCCGGCCATCGAATGGTCCCGCTCCGGGCAGTGAAGGCGCGGGGCCGCCCGGCTGGTTCGGCCCGGCCCTGACCGGCGCAACCGCGGTTCGCCCTCCCCGTCCAAGCCGCCCACACCGGAATGAACACCGTCGTAGCCTGGTTGGTGGTTACATGCGGATGTTCGGCGGGCGGTCGCGGCCCAGGCTGATGCGGTTCGACGACGCGCTGGCGGCGCTGGGCGCGGACGGGGTGATGGAGCGTCGGGTCGCCGACGTGCCGCTCGCCCAGGTGGTCGGTACGGTCGACCGGCCGGACGACTTCGACCAGGAGTTTCGCCTGGTCAACGCCCACCTGCAGGGCCGCTGGCGGAGCCTGGCGCGGGCCATGGCGGCCGGCGTCGAACCGCCGCCGGTCGACCTCGTCCAGCTCGGCGAGCTGTACTTCGTGGCCGACGGCCACCACCGCGTCTCGGTGGCGCGCGAGCTGGGCCGGCTGGTGATCACCGCCCGGGTCCGCCGGATCTGCACCATCGCGTACGGGATGGCGTGCCTGCGCGCCGTGCACCTGGCGAGCAAGCGGGCCGAGCTGGAGTTCCTGCGGCGGGTCCCGCTGCCCGAACCGGTGCGCACCGACCTGTGGCTGGACACCCCGGCCGAATGGCTGCGGCTCGCCGACGCCGCCCAGGCGTGGGCGCTGGACCGTACCCTCGCCGGGCAGGCCCCCACCGACCGGGAGGAGCTGGCCGCGGACTGGTGGGCCGACGAGGTCGCGCCGGTCCTGGCGCGGCTGCGTACCGCCGGGCACGGTCTCGACCTGCGCGACGTCCAGCTGTACGCGACGGCGCTGGCGATCCGGGACCGCCGGGGCAGCACCGAGTGGCCGGCCGATCTCACCGAGCTGTGGCCGCGCACCGCGGCACGACGCCG from the Actinocatenispora thailandica genome contains:
- a CDS encoding UDP-glucose dehydrogenase family protein, with protein sequence MTVQYPSTSPVQPQATSTPPSGAPKPRLTFLGCGYLGSTYAACFAELGYEVLGVDIDEAKIAKLSAGENPIHEPGLDELLKHNLESGRLKFTTSYAEAAEFGDVHFICVDTPQRADGEAADLSYVESVVTTLAPHLTRRTLIVGKSTVPVGTANWVEELACKHAPDGVDVQIAWSPEFLREGFACEDVLRPNRVVFGVKSDWARQMLYASHKALFELAATEDREVPVVVTDYATAELVKVAANAFLATKISFINAMAEVCEAAGADVTLLAKSIGYDSRIGNKFLRAGIGFGGGCLPKDIRAFQARAQEIGAGEALRFLHEVDLVNQRRRNRVLALAADLLDRPLGPAGPDLAGAKIAVLGAAFKPNTDDVRNSPGLAVAKALAKANAEIVIYDPEATKNAHRELPDVEYVTSLTEAVTGADLTCVVTAWDEFRRADPHAIGELANARRIIDGMNCLDHASWIAAGWDYRGMGRPIL
- a CDS encoding CoA-binding protein, with product MARVLDLRTWAVVGLTDNPARTAYRIAQVLLDRGKHVIAVNPRGEPVLGCPGVRTLAEIDEQIDVVDVFRRSEQAGAHVDEAIAAGATAVWLQLGVVDEAAADRAAAAGLAVVMDTCPAIEWSRSGQ
- a CDS encoding acyl-CoA dehydrogenase family protein, which encodes MSLNNPDFAVYELPEEHQTIREAVRAVCDGKVAPHAAEVDEKSVFPQEAYDALRASDFHAPHIPTEYGGAGADALATAIVIEEVARACASSSLIPAVNKLGTMPLLLAGSDELKQAYLPPVARGDAMFSYCLSEPEAGSDAASMKTRAVRDGDFWVLDGAKRWITNAGVSEYYTVFAVTDPEKRSKGISAFVVEKGDEGVSFGAPEHKLGIKGSPTREVYFDNVRIPADRIIGAEGEGFKTAMRTLDHTRVTIAAQALGIAQGALDYAAGYVKERKQFGKPIADFQGIQFMLADMAMKLEAARQITYAAAGKSERGDDDLTFFGAAAKCYASDAAMEITTDAVQLLGGYGYTKDYPLERMMRDAKITQIYEGTNQVQRVVMARQVLARH
- a CDS encoding helix-turn-helix domain-containing protein; its protein translation is MRASPGQSADGEFAGRHERVVLLCRGCPLTEALAAGLRLCGWRTSVLGHPTELAARDTHPLVLVEDESGELPSVVAAGRVVAVAGVGAVDALRAAVAAGARAVNAQLPYRVLLAEVRAALSLPVPSPAQRQQTLLDLRARTAAARCFWSLTDRERAVLVDVASGLRAEAIAARRTVSLPTVRSQIAAILHKLGVRSQPAAVALLLAACPDPRITDALARFHQNYR
- a CDS encoding ParB N-terminal domain-containing protein — encoded protein: MRMFGGRSRPRLMRFDDALAALGADGVMERRVADVPLAQVVGTVDRPDDFDQEFRLVNAHLQGRWRSLARAMAAGVEPPPVDLVQLGELYFVADGHHRVSVARELGRLVITARVRRICTIAYGMACLRAVHLASKRAELEFLRRVPLPEPVRTDLWLDTPAEWLRLADAAQAWALDRTLAGQAPTDREELAADWWADEVAPVLARLRTAGHGLDLRDVQLYATALAIRDRRGSTEWPADLTELWPRTAARRRTALLR